A region from the Microbacterium lacus genome encodes:
- a CDS encoding glycosyltransferase family 2 protein, whose translation MTTDAPVPADPPTFALVIPTHRRPDLVQQAVQSALRQTRPFDQVIVVADGLDDPAVPVLGGGPVQVIPIAKAGVAAARNAGIAAARTSWICFLDDDDLLHPEYLSRVAAVIEETPEVGAVNTEYWSFAAETGTADEFSASDLDSALVAARTARPLTDLGYLRIEGRSFDLLLERLRGSMSTAAVRSELLRRAGGFPVGMVTAEDWVMYVNVARLTEWHLIPERLAFFRDHPRTATRAGDPVKGLTTLRAIRSFWEPSALPTPPHRPLDAYRAHYRHVLTWTLLLCRLEHDGRAYREALRIARPILPRRTDRLRAAAPEWLRGASGVLRRGRR comes from the coding sequence ATGACGACTGACGCGCCCGTCCCCGCAGACCCGCCCACGTTCGCGCTGGTGATCCCCACGCATCGCCGGCCCGATCTCGTCCAGCAGGCCGTGCAGAGCGCGCTCCGGCAGACGCGACCCTTCGACCAGGTCATCGTCGTGGCCGACGGCCTCGACGATCCGGCCGTGCCGGTGCTGGGGGGCGGGCCCGTGCAGGTGATCCCGATCGCGAAGGCCGGCGTGGCCGCCGCGCGCAACGCGGGCATCGCCGCGGCACGGACGTCGTGGATCTGCTTCCTCGACGACGACGACCTGCTGCACCCGGAGTACCTCTCCCGGGTGGCCGCCGTGATCGAAGAGACGCCCGAGGTGGGAGCCGTCAACACCGAGTACTGGAGCTTCGCGGCCGAGACCGGGACCGCCGACGAGTTCTCGGCATCCGATCTCGACAGCGCCCTCGTCGCCGCCCGGACGGCGCGACCGCTCACGGACCTCGGCTACCTGCGCATCGAGGGGCGCAGCTTCGATCTGCTGCTGGAGCGCCTGCGCGGCTCGATGAGCACCGCCGCCGTGCGGTCTGAGCTGCTCCGCCGTGCGGGCGGATTCCCCGTCGGGATGGTGACCGCCGAGGACTGGGTGATGTACGTCAACGTCGCCCGGCTGACCGAGTGGCACCTCATCCCCGAACGGCTCGCGTTCTTCCGCGACCACCCGCGTACCGCCACGAGAGCGGGCGACCCGGTGAAGGGGCTGACCACCCTGCGTGCGATCCGCTCGTTCTGGGAGCCGAGCGCGCTGCCGACCCCGCCGCACCGTCCCCTCGACGCCTACCGCGCGCACTACCGGCACGTCCTGACGTGGACCCTGCTGCTGTGCCGTCTGGAGCACGACGGGCGTGCGTACCGCGAAGCGCTCCGCATCGCGCGGCCGATCCTTCCCCGCCGCACCGATCGTCTGCGCGCCGCCGCCCCCGAGTGGCTGCGCGGAGCGAGCGGGGTGCTGCGCAGAGGTCGGCGATGA
- a CDS encoding glycosyltransferase family 2 protein, giving the protein MTRSAAVIVATYRRPDFVRECLAHLERQTVAPERIIVVDASPDERTREVVREYPDVEYRRNDMGAGTLASSRAIGVQGVTQDVIAFIDDDAYAEPEWLAELLAAYDIPGVGAVGGRARNGQPGEESEALQRIGRFLRNGRLTGNFAADPGRTVLADHMLGANMSVRSDVLRSFGGIHDYYPGTCLREDADIALRARLTGHLVVYAPAAVVRHVAGDYAQGRRFDLRYRFYGARNHILLLATTIGCRDRRFAAYLGSAAIGIPREAVSGLAALTDAARPSLAAKVRGIGGGLLRAGADLVGTIAGLAAAVRPIDRARSIPPSVPARPPSDHDD; this is encoded by the coding sequence ATGACACGAAGCGCAGCGGTGATCGTCGCAACCTACCGGCGCCCGGACTTCGTCCGAGAGTGCCTCGCGCACCTCGAGCGGCAGACCGTCGCGCCGGAGCGCATCATCGTGGTGGACGCCTCCCCCGACGAGCGCACGCGTGAGGTCGTGCGGGAGTACCCCGACGTGGAGTACCGGCGCAACGACATGGGGGCGGGAACCCTCGCGTCCTCGCGCGCGATCGGGGTCCAGGGTGTCACGCAGGATGTCATCGCCTTCATCGACGACGACGCGTACGCCGAGCCGGAGTGGCTCGCCGAGCTCCTCGCGGCGTACGACATCCCCGGGGTCGGCGCCGTCGGCGGCCGCGCGCGCAACGGGCAGCCCGGTGAGGAGTCCGAAGCCCTGCAGCGGATCGGACGGTTCCTCCGCAACGGTCGGCTCACCGGCAACTTCGCCGCCGATCCCGGACGGACGGTGCTGGCCGATCACATGCTCGGAGCCAACATGTCGGTGCGCTCCGACGTCCTGCGCTCGTTCGGCGGCATCCACGACTACTACCCGGGCACGTGCCTGCGCGAGGACGCCGACATCGCGCTGCGCGCCCGCCTGACCGGTCACCTCGTCGTCTATGCGCCGGCCGCGGTGGTCCGGCACGTGGCGGGCGACTATGCGCAGGGGCGGCGCTTCGATCTGCGCTACCGGTTCTACGGGGCGCGCAACCACATCCTGCTGCTCGCCACAACGATCGGATGCCGGGACCGGCGCTTCGCGGCCTATCTCGGTTCCGCCGCGATCGGCATCCCGCGAGAGGCCGTCTCGGGCCTCGCGGCGCTCACCGACGCCGCTCGGCCGAGCCTGGCCGCCAAGGTGCGCGGCATCGGGGGCGGGCTCCTCCGGGCAGGAGCGGACCTGGTGGGAACGATCGCCGGGCTCGCCGCCGCCGTGCGCCCGATCGACCGTGCGCGCTCGATCCCGCCATCGGTCCCGGCGCGGCCGCCCTCCGATCATGACGACTGA
- a CDS encoding polysaccharide biosynthesis tyrosine autokinase translates to MELRDYLRGIRRHMLAIVIMTALGVGVAYAWTLVQTPVYEASADGIIQARDVVDGAGSLTGDTMARQKVQTYLEMASWEKTADAAIDQLGLQISADQAVGRITVVNPVDTAILRITAQGSSPEDALALAEAWIQGLSTVIDEFEADSTGTAPLNITVASVAALPTAPVFPDLFTSLMVGGVLGLGFGIAFALIRTVSDRRIRSADEVEARTSLPVVGAIPITDALGNEKRLFDSSAASTSKGGGFAVSEALRSLRTNLQFMDVDNPPRSIVVTSPLPSDGKSTIACNLALTLAASGKPVVLVDGDLRRSTVATTMGLPGGAGLSDVLSGRAELAEVLQRTAASPNLYILAAGSVPPNPSEVLGSGRMRKLLADLAVHATVIVDAPPLLPVTDGAVLTHQADGALIVVSMGKTTYDLLEKSLDTLRKSSGRALGIVLNKAPLRGADASPYTYEYRREYGAPVAPDETVPVPQDAAADADLNALFGKPGAAASKPAASPSTGSRPRARRA, encoded by the coding sequence ATGGAGCTTCGCGACTATCTGCGCGGCATCCGTCGCCACATGCTGGCGATCGTGATCATGACCGCGCTGGGCGTCGGTGTCGCGTACGCCTGGACCCTCGTCCAGACGCCGGTCTACGAGGCCTCCGCCGACGGGATCATCCAGGCCCGCGATGTCGTGGACGGCGCCGGCTCGCTCACGGGCGACACGATGGCACGCCAGAAGGTGCAGACCTATCTCGAGATGGCGTCGTGGGAGAAGACGGCGGATGCCGCGATCGACCAGTTGGGGCTGCAGATCTCCGCCGACCAGGCGGTCGGCCGCATCACCGTGGTCAATCCCGTCGACACCGCGATCCTGCGCATCACCGCGCAGGGATCGAGCCCCGAGGATGCGCTCGCCCTCGCGGAGGCGTGGATCCAGGGCCTGTCGACGGTCATCGACGAGTTCGAGGCGGACTCGACCGGGACGGCGCCGCTGAACATCACGGTCGCCTCGGTCGCCGCCCTGCCGACGGCGCCGGTGTTCCCCGACCTGTTCACCTCGCTCATGGTCGGCGGTGTGCTCGGGCTCGGTTTCGGGATCGCCTTCGCGCTCATCCGCACCGTCTCGGACCGCCGCATCCGCAGCGCGGACGAGGTCGAGGCGCGCACGAGCCTTCCCGTGGTCGGCGCGATCCCCATCACCGATGCGCTCGGCAACGAGAAGCGACTCTTCGACTCGTCGGCGGCTTCCACATCCAAGGGCGGCGGGTTCGCCGTGTCCGAGGCGCTGCGGTCGCTGCGGACGAACCTGCAGTTCATGGACGTCGACAACCCGCCCCGCTCGATCGTCGTGACCAGCCCCCTGCCCAGCGACGGGAAGTCCACCATCGCCTGCAACCTCGCGCTGACGCTCGCGGCGAGTGGGAAGCCCGTCGTCCTCGTGGACGGCGACCTGCGGCGCTCCACGGTGGCCACCACGATGGGGCTGCCGGGCGGTGCGGGCCTGAGCGACGTGCTGTCCGGGCGCGCGGAGCTGGCAGAGGTCCTGCAGCGCACCGCCGCGTCGCCGAACCTGTACATCCTCGCGGCGGGCAGCGTCCCGCCCAACCCGAGCGAAGTGCTCGGCTCAGGCCGCATGCGCAAGCTGCTGGCCGACCTCGCGGTCCACGCCACGGTCATCGTCGACGCGCCGCCGCTGCTGCCGGTGACCGACGGTGCCGTGCTCACGCACCAGGCGGACGGCGCGCTCATCGTCGTGAGCATGGGCAAGACCACATACGACCTGCTGGAGAAGTCACTGGACACGCTGCGCAAGTCCAGCGGTCGGGCTCTGGGCATCGTGCTGAACAAGGCGCCCCTGCGCGGCGCGGACGCGTCTCCGTACACATACGAGTACCGCCGGGAGTACGGGGCACCCGTGGCGCCCGACGAGACCGTGCCCGTACCGCAGGACGCCGCGGCGGACGCCGACTTGAACGCCCTCTTCGGAAAGCCCGGCGCCGCGGCTTCGAAGCCCGCAGCGTCGCCGTCCACGGGCTCACGCCCTCGCGCCCGGCGGGCGTGA
- a CDS encoding glycosyltransferase family 4 protein has translation MSANLRTSGSESADRIALIASSYAPAVGGVEETVRRVAVGLQRSGRAVEVWSVDRDGRSRTEVIDGIAVRYLPTPLPAGSVGGIARFLRAAPRAWREWTRAYRAFRPTIAHVHCFGPNGLYGLALSGRRGIPLVVTSHGETMADDGGVFTRSALLRTGLRRALRRARAVTAPSRVVLADLATYGLRGGDVIPNGVDLSVTVDPAVPGEPTLFAVGRLGRMKGFDLLIEAFAVAELDPAVRLVIGGDGAERADLERRIAAHGLGGRVELRGWMSPADVARAMAGALAVVVPSRMEAFGLVALEAWRSGAPLVMTSRGGAGEFVHDGVDGVLVDPEDRGALANALERVVADAELRRALAAAGRVQVREFGWDRAVERYGALYDGLRPRPKEMR, from the coding sequence GTGAGCGCGAATCTCCGCACGTCCGGTTCGGAATCGGCCGATCGGATCGCGCTGATCGCCTCGTCCTACGCGCCCGCCGTCGGCGGCGTCGAGGAGACCGTCCGACGTGTCGCGGTGGGCCTGCAGAGGAGTGGGCGCGCCGTCGAGGTGTGGTCGGTCGATCGTGATGGGCGCTCGCGCACGGAGGTGATCGACGGGATCGCGGTGCGCTACCTCCCGACGCCGCTGCCCGCCGGCTCCGTGGGCGGCATCGCGCGCTTCCTGCGCGCCGCACCCCGTGCGTGGCGAGAGTGGACGCGGGCCTATCGTGCCTTCCGGCCGACGATCGCGCACGTGCACTGCTTCGGCCCCAACGGCCTCTACGGACTCGCGCTGTCCGGACGGCGCGGCATCCCCCTCGTGGTGACCTCGCACGGCGAGACGATGGCGGACGACGGGGGCGTCTTCACCCGCTCGGCTCTCCTGCGTACCGGACTGCGACGCGCCTTGCGGCGCGCGCGCGCGGTCACCGCACCCAGCCGTGTCGTGCTCGCGGATCTGGCGACCTACGGTCTGCGCGGCGGTGACGTCATCCCGAACGGCGTGGACCTCTCGGTCACCGTCGATCCCGCGGTACCCGGGGAGCCCACCCTGTTCGCGGTGGGCCGGCTCGGCCGGATGAAGGGATTCGATCTGCTCATCGAGGCCTTCGCGGTCGCCGAACTGGATCCGGCCGTACGCCTCGTCATCGGCGGAGACGGCGCCGAGCGGGCGGACCTCGAGCGGCGCATCGCAGCCCACGGGCTCGGGGGGCGGGTCGAGCTTCGAGGATGGATGTCGCCCGCCGATGTCGCCCGGGCGATGGCCGGCGCCCTCGCCGTGGTCGTGCCGAGCCGGATGGAGGCGTTCGGCCTGGTCGCCCTGGAAGCCTGGCGCAGCGGCGCGCCTCTCGTGATGACCAGCCGCGGCGGCGCGGGTGAGTTCGTCCACGACGGCGTCGACGGCGTCCTGGTCGATCCGGAGGATCGCGGTGCGCTCGCGAACGCACTCGAGCGTGTCGTCGCGGATGCCGAGCTGCGGCGCGCGCTGGCGGCAGCGGGTCGCGTCCAGGTGCGGGAGTTCGGCTGGGATCGCGCCGTCGAGCGCTACGGAGCGCTCTACGACGGCCTCCGCCCCCGGCCGAAGGAGATGAGATGA
- a CDS encoding ABC transporter ATP-binding protein, which translates to MHSSRESGLAGKLRLMLRMAGASPWRWVASTLVLSLLLAALDTLGVAAMVPLTQLIGGADPTTGFLGTISSALGTTDPATLIPAVAGIVMGLFVIKSAAALVFRWWLLGRTTRVSALSAAELMRRYVLAPYSDHRGRRMSEVYRNVNDATNQAASVLLGVMTLVTDALVVVAITVILAITAPLVTLLTVALFGFFVFGLQHLLRGRQARIGEEMADASLEAWQYLMPGLEGFREARLTSSARTFVNGFRNARLRYARAGRELGILSEAPRYVLEIVFVIAIVGISIFLFATGSSAQAITVLGVFAAASLRALPTLNRITATLATIRTGRAGLDIVSRISEELEVGGTHDEEPRDDIRYGGDITLRGVTFRYPDAAVPVLDELTLTIAENRTTAFVGSSGAGKSTLLDLILGLLEPTSGAIECGGRSIFDDRAGWYRGLGVVPQDVFLINDTLAANIAFGEDPERIDLGRITEVVAMAQLEALIAELPEGLQTTVGERGVRLSGGQRQRLGLARALYRRPGILVLDEATSALDNATEHEIATTLRSLQGTMTILIVAHRLSTVRSADTLVFLQAGRIASMGTFEDVRGESVEFARLVELGELN; encoded by the coding sequence ATGCACTCCTCTCGCGAGTCGGGTCTGGCCGGCAAGCTGCGGCTCATGCTGCGGATGGCCGGCGCCTCACCGTGGCGCTGGGTCGCCAGCACCCTCGTCCTGTCGCTGCTCCTGGCGGCGCTGGACACGCTCGGCGTCGCCGCGATGGTTCCCCTCACGCAGCTGATCGGCGGCGCCGACCCCACCACCGGGTTCCTCGGGACGATCTCGTCCGCCTTGGGCACCACGGACCCGGCCACGCTGATCCCGGCGGTCGCCGGGATCGTGATGGGTCTGTTCGTGATCAAGAGCGCGGCCGCGCTCGTGTTCCGGTGGTGGCTCCTCGGACGCACCACGCGCGTGTCCGCGCTGTCTGCCGCGGAACTGATGCGCCGTTACGTCCTGGCCCCCTACTCCGACCACCGCGGCCGGCGCATGAGCGAGGTCTACCGCAACGTCAACGACGCGACCAATCAGGCAGCCTCCGTCCTCCTCGGGGTGATGACCCTCGTCACCGACGCCCTCGTCGTGGTCGCGATCACCGTCATCCTGGCGATCACCGCGCCGCTGGTGACGCTGCTCACCGTGGCACTCTTCGGCTTCTTCGTCTTCGGACTCCAGCACCTGCTGCGCGGTCGGCAGGCCCGCATCGGCGAGGAGATGGCCGACGCCAGCCTGGAGGCCTGGCAGTACCTCATGCCGGGACTCGAAGGCTTCCGCGAGGCACGACTCACCTCCAGCGCCCGCACGTTCGTGAACGGCTTCCGCAACGCCCGCTTGCGCTATGCGCGCGCGGGGCGCGAACTCGGCATCCTGTCGGAGGCGCCCCGCTACGTGCTCGAGATCGTCTTCGTGATCGCCATCGTCGGCATCTCGATCTTCCTGTTCGCCACCGGCAGCTCGGCACAGGCGATCACGGTGCTGGGCGTCTTCGCTGCGGCGTCGCTCCGGGCCCTGCCGACGTTGAACCGCATCACCGCCACGCTCGCCACGATCCGCACCGGGCGTGCGGGCCTGGACATCGTCTCGCGCATCTCGGAAGAGCTCGAGGTCGGCGGCACGCACGACGAGGAGCCGCGCGACGACATCCGCTACGGCGGTGACATCACCCTGAGAGGCGTCACGTTCCGCTATCCGGACGCCGCCGTCCCCGTGCTGGACGAGCTCACCCTCACGATCGCCGAGAATCGCACCACCGCGTTCGTCGGTTCCAGCGGCGCGGGCAAGAGCACGCTCCTGGATCTCATCCTCGGCCTGCTCGAGCCGACCTCCGGCGCGATCGAATGCGGCGGCCGATCGATCTTCGACGACCGCGCCGGCTGGTATCGAGGCCTCGGCGTCGTTCCGCAGGACGTGTTCCTGATCAACGACACCCTCGCCGCGAACATCGCGTTCGGCGAGGATCCTGAGCGGATCGACCTGGGTCGCATCACCGAGGTCGTGGCGATGGCGCAGCTCGAGGCGCTCATCGCGGAGCTTCCGGAGGGCCTGCAGACGACGGTCGGCGAGCGCGGCGTGCGCCTGTCGGGCGGGCAGCGTCAACGGCTGGGGCTGGCACGTGCGCTGTATCGGCGGCCCGGCATCCTCGTCCTCGACGAGGCGACCTCGGCGTTGGACAACGCGACGGAGCACGAGATCGCCACGACCCTGCGCTCACTGCAGGGCACGATGACGATCCTGATCGTGGCGCACCGGCTCTCCACCGTCCGCAGCGCCGACACCCTCGTGTTCCTGCAGGCGGGCCGCATCGCCTCGATGGGCACGTTCGAGGACGTTCGCGGAGAGAGCGTCGAGTTCGCTCGCCTCGTGGAACTCGGTGAGCTGAACTGA
- a CDS encoding glycosyltransferase — MTDLVVVSLEAWDAVWRRNQHLIWRLLQSDPDLRVLFVEPPADPLHAIRSGRRPQFGKRPADGALPGRLWTMRAVKVLPRRLDPHADRRMADRIVRAAATLGMRDPILWVNDPGGAEVARRTGWRTLYDMTDDWLAAARPAAELARVGEQESDLLTSAQEVVACSAELQRRKSPARPPDRHPIVLIRNAVDTAAYRAPHPRPADLPDGRIALYVGTLHADRLDVALCEALSLRLSGRGHVVLVGPDALTGAERDRLRTAGVQLLGSRTADEVIGYLQAADVLLVPHVVTAFTDSLDPIKLYEYQAVGRPVISTPVAGFRDADDVRITIASGDHFADAVLHAIESGPVSPPTAAAAVADWDDRARQVVAVLERMAR, encoded by the coding sequence GTGACCGATCTCGTCGTGGTGTCCCTCGAAGCCTGGGATGCTGTCTGGCGCCGCAACCAGCACCTGATCTGGCGCCTGCTGCAGTCCGATCCGGACCTGCGGGTGCTGTTCGTCGAGCCACCGGCCGACCCCCTGCACGCGATCCGGTCCGGACGACGCCCGCAGTTCGGCAAGCGCCCGGCGGACGGCGCCCTCCCGGGGCGGCTGTGGACCATGCGGGCGGTCAAGGTGCTCCCCCGTCGTCTGGATCCGCACGCGGACCGGCGGATGGCCGACCGCATCGTCCGGGCCGCGGCGACGCTGGGCATGCGGGATCCGATCCTGTGGGTCAACGATCCGGGAGGCGCCGAGGTCGCGCGGCGCACCGGCTGGCGGACCCTGTACGACATGACCGACGACTGGCTCGCCGCCGCGCGGCCCGCCGCCGAACTCGCCCGCGTCGGCGAGCAGGAGAGCGATCTGCTCACGTCGGCGCAGGAAGTGGTCGCGTGCTCGGCCGAGCTGCAGCGCCGCAAGAGCCCAGCGCGACCCCCGGACCGGCATCCGATCGTCCTGATCCGCAACGCCGTGGACACCGCGGCCTATCGGGCACCGCATCCACGACCGGCCGACCTCCCGGACGGACGGATCGCCCTCTACGTCGGCACGCTCCACGCGGATCGCCTCGACGTCGCTCTGTGCGAGGCGCTGTCGCTGCGCCTTTCCGGCCGCGGGCACGTCGTGCTCGTCGGTCCTGACGCCCTTACCGGCGCGGAGCGGGACCGATTGCGCACGGCCGGCGTGCAGCTGCTCGGATCCCGGACCGCCGACGAGGTGATCGGGTATCTGCAGGCAGCCGATGTCCTCCTCGTCCCGCATGTGGTGACGGCGTTCACGGACAGCCTGGACCCGATCAAGCTGTACGAGTATCAGGCCGTGGGTCGGCCGGTGATCTCCACGCCGGTGGCCGGATTCCGCGACGCCGACGACGTCCGGATCACGATCGCGTCGGGCGATCACTTCGCGGATGCCGTGCTTCACGCGATCGAGTCGGGTCCGGTGTCGCCTCCTACGGCAGCCGCTGCGGTCGCCGACTGGGACGACCGGGCTCGGCAGGTGGTCGCGGTGCTGGAGCGCATGGCGCGCTGA
- a CDS encoding glycosyltransferase family 4 protein, with product MRILHAIRSDGYSGVERYVERLATAQAADGHDVHVIGGDPARMRSALAEAGVGHIPAARTIDVVRELSRRRRAAQVVNTHMTAADLAAAVAFTGRSRPAVVSTRHFAAPRGHVGPLRLDRVVAATIDAELAISDAVAQAIGRPSTVVHSGLPERIHAMPPRERAVLIAQRLQPEKQTAVGVEAFLRSGLADAGWELWIAGVGPDRDRVEQTARSGGAASAVRLLGYRTDVPDLLARASLLLAPCPIEGLGLTVIEAMQAGLPVVAARGGGHVELLDGLDERALFAPEDADDAAQRLVSLAGDDTGREAFGAALRARQRAEYTLVAQATGTEKVYAAALRAREGAP from the coding sequence GTGAGGATCCTTCACGCGATCCGCTCGGACGGGTACTCCGGGGTCGAACGCTATGTCGAGCGTCTGGCGACGGCGCAGGCCGCCGACGGTCACGACGTGCACGTGATCGGCGGCGACCCGGCGCGCATGCGCTCCGCGCTGGCGGAGGCAGGTGTCGGCCACATCCCCGCCGCCCGGACGATCGACGTGGTCCGGGAGCTCAGCCGCCGGCGACGCGCCGCGCAGGTCGTCAACACGCACATGACCGCAGCGGATCTGGCCGCCGCCGTCGCCTTCACCGGCCGCAGCCGGCCCGCGGTGGTCTCCACGCGACACTTCGCGGCGCCACGCGGCCATGTCGGCCCGCTGCGCCTCGACCGCGTCGTCGCGGCGACGATCGACGCAGAGCTCGCGATCAGCGACGCCGTGGCGCAGGCGATCGGACGCCCGAGCACCGTCGTCCATTCGGGACTTCCCGAGCGAATTCACGCGATGCCGCCGCGCGAGAGAGCAGTGCTGATCGCGCAGCGCCTGCAACCCGAGAAGCAGACCGCCGTCGGCGTGGAGGCGTTCCTCCGATCGGGCCTCGCGGATGCCGGCTGGGAACTCTGGATCGCCGGTGTCGGTCCCGACCGCGACCGGGTCGAGCAGACGGCGCGGTCAGGGGGCGCGGCGTCCGCGGTGCGACTGCTCGGCTACCGGACGGACGTGCCCGACCTGCTCGCGCGGGCATCCCTGCTCCTGGCGCCGTGCCCGATCGAAGGACTCGGCCTCACCGTCATCGAAGCCATGCAGGCGGGGCTGCCCGTCGTCGCCGCACGCGGAGGGGGCCATGTGGAGCTCCTCGACGGGCTGGATGAGCGGGCGCTGTTCGCGCCGGAGGACGCCGACGACGCCGCCCAGCGCCTGGTCTCTCTCGCGGGAGATGACACCGGCCGGGAGGCGTTCGGCGCAGCCCTGCGGGCGCGCCAGCGCGCCGAGTACACGCTGGTCGCCCAGGCCACCGGCACCGAGAAGGTGTACGCGGCGGCGCTGCGCGCCCGCGAGGGTGCACCGTGA
- a CDS encoding glycosyltransferase family 1 protein translates to MPTIAHAHRLTIATIATDTPMGAQAYQEQIATRAERALSDTGGEAWQVDRAIVRSLRSRLDGNRRLPMSRVATASPRTRRLIGRALYGSAGVTHRMNLELPPAAGGDVVTLHDVVAWLFPDESAPVPAAAREAREADAVICVSEFTAQAATDLLGIRDPHVVHNGVDARFFDAAPLEAAHRSRLGLADRFVLHAGGASTRKNLEALADAWPRVRAERPDLQLVLSGPPHPRRTRLFEGMPGVLMVGRVADDLVPGLVAAATAVVVPSLYEGFGLPVLEAMAANVPVVAANTSSLPEVAGAAAILVNPTGDGIAEGLLAVTAPNAGTASLVRAGRARAAEFTWERAALAHARVWRAVGVSP, encoded by the coding sequence ATGCCGACCATCGCGCACGCGCACCGCCTCACGATCGCCACGATCGCGACCGATACCCCGATGGGCGCCCAGGCCTACCAGGAGCAGATCGCGACGCGCGCGGAGCGGGCGCTGTCGGATACCGGCGGAGAGGCGTGGCAGGTCGACCGCGCAATCGTGCGGTCGCTGCGCTCGCGGCTGGACGGCAACCGGCGTCTGCCCATGAGCCGTGTGGCCACGGCCTCCCCGAGGACGCGCCGGCTCATCGGACGGGCGCTGTACGGCTCGGCCGGGGTGACCCACCGGATGAATCTGGAACTGCCGCCGGCAGCCGGTGGTGACGTCGTCACACTGCACGACGTCGTCGCGTGGCTCTTCCCCGACGAGTCCGCTCCGGTGCCCGCGGCCGCCCGCGAGGCGAGGGAAGCGGATGCCGTCATCTGCGTGTCCGAGTTCACAGCGCAGGCGGCGACCGATCTGCTCGGCATCCGCGACCCGCACGTCGTGCACAACGGCGTCGACGCCCGCTTCTTCGACGCCGCGCCGCTCGAGGCCGCCCACCGCTCGCGCCTCGGGCTCGCGGACCGCTTCGTGCTGCACGCCGGAGGCGCATCGACCCGCAAGAATCTCGAGGCGCTTGCGGACGCCTGGCCCCGCGTGCGCGCCGAGCGCCCCGATCTGCAGCTCGTGCTGTCCGGCCCCCCGCATCCGCGCCGGACCCGGCTGTTCGAGGGGATGCCCGGCGTCCTGATGGTCGGCCGGGTGGCGGACGACCTCGTGCCGGGGCTGGTCGCCGCGGCGACCGCTGTCGTGGTGCCGTCCCTCTACGAGGGATTCGGCCTGCCGGTGCTGGAGGCGATGGCCGCCAACGTCCCCGTCGTCGCCGCGAACACCAGCAGCCTGCCCGAGGTCGCCGGCGCGGCCGCGATCCTCGTGAACCCCACGGGGGACGGCATCGCGGAGGGTCTGCTCGCGGTCACGGCGCCGAACGCGGGGACCGCGTCGCTCGTGCGGGCCGGCCGCGCCCGGGCGGCGGAGTTCACGTGGGAGCGCGCTGCCCTCGCCCACGCCCGGGTGTGGCGAGCGGTGGGTGTCAGTCCCTGA
- a CDS encoding polysaccharide pyruvyl transferase family protein, whose protein sequence is MTYTSPLRRRARAGRRLAAGVCSPAVWRSGVVVPAYWWDGHPNFGDALTPWLLPKYGILPVHRMAARARMSAVGSVIQFLPTDFAGAIWGSGLIRDEERPLPSARVLAVRGPLTRDRIGAAASTALGDPGILVSRHVRRPAVRWDVGLVPHGHHRSHSAFLALAATVGLRVRVIDVHQEAATAVRQIAACATVVTTSLHGLVTADAFGIPAVWTSLEPPLEGGDFKFHDYEGALPRTPSRRVTFGAQDLLRDLRERARAADPGDVRTMGDGLVAALAGLEDAIGPLPRLPRGLSGVFRD, encoded by the coding sequence ATGACCTATACGAGCCCCTTGCGTCGCCGGGCTCGCGCGGGACGGCGGCTCGCCGCCGGTGTGTGTTCCCCAGCGGTCTGGCGCTCCGGCGTCGTCGTCCCCGCCTACTGGTGGGACGGCCACCCCAATTTCGGTGATGCCCTCACGCCGTGGCTCCTGCCGAAGTACGGCATCCTCCCCGTCCACCGCATGGCAGCCCGTGCGCGCATGTCCGCGGTGGGCAGTGTCATCCAGTTCCTCCCGACCGACTTCGCGGGAGCGATCTGGGGGAGCGGTCTGATCCGCGACGAGGAGCGGCCGCTGCCGAGCGCGCGGGTGCTGGCCGTCCGCGGGCCGCTCACCCGTGATCGGATCGGCGCGGCGGCGTCCACGGCGCTGGGTGACCCCGGCATCCTCGTGTCGCGGCACGTACGCCGACCCGCCGTGCGGTGGGATGTCGGCCTCGTCCCGCACGGCCATCATCGCTCGCACTCGGCCTTCCTCGCGCTCGCCGCCACCGTCGGTCTTCGGGTGCGCGTCATCGACGTGCACCAGGAAGCGGCGACGGCCGTGCGGCAGATCGCCGCCTGCGCGACGGTGGTCACCACGTCGCTGCACGGGCTGGTCACCGCCGACGCGTTCGGCATCCCCGCCGTCTGGACGAGTCTCGAGCCTCCGCTGGAGGGCGGCGACTTCAAGTTCCACGACTACGAGGGGGCGTTGCCCCGCACACCCAGCCGGCGGGTGACGTTCGGCGCGCAGGACCTGCTGCGCGACCTGCGGGAGCGCGCCCGCGCCGCTGATCCCGGAGATGTCAGGACGATGGGCGACGGCCTGGTGGCGGCCCTCGCCGGTCTCGAGGATGCCATCGGCCCGCTTCCGCGGCTTCCGCGCGGTCTCTCCGGCGTCTTCAGGGACTGA